Genomic DNA from Quadrisphaera sp. DSM 44207:
GACCACGCTCGGCGGGCTGCGCGTGCGCGCGGAGGGCGACCTGCTGGTCGCGGTCACCGGCGCCCCGGTGCCCGTGATGGTCAGCGGGCGCGGGAGCGTGCGCACCGCGGGCACCGAGGAGGTGCTGCGCCTGCGCGCCGGCGAGGAGCTGGCCCTCGGCACGCCGACCAGCGGGCTGCGCGGCTACGTCGCCGTGCGCGGCGGGATCGCCGTCCCGCCGGTGCTGGGCAGCCGGTCCACCGACGTCCTGGCCGGGCTCGGTCCGCCGCTCCTGGCCGCCGGGACGGTGCTGCCGGTGGGTCCCGCGCCCGCCGCGCCGCCCGTGCTCGACGCGCTGCCGGTGCCGGCGCCGCCCGCGGGCGACCTCGTGCTGCGCGTGGTGCTCGGGCCGCGCGACGACTGGTTCACCCCCGAGGCCGTGCGCGCGCTGCTGGGCGCGGCGTGGACCGTGGGGCCGGCCAGCGACCGCGTCGGCATGCGCCTGCTCGGGCCGGCGCTGGCGCGCACCCGTGCGCAGGAGCTGCCCAGCGAGGGCCTCGTGCGCGGCGCGCTGCAGGTGGCCGCCGGCGGGGCGCCCACGCTCATGCTCGCCGACCACCCCGTCACGGGCGGCTACCCGGTGATCGCCGTCGTGCTCGACGCCGACACCGACGCGGCCGCGCAGGCGCGCCCGGGGCAGCGGCTGCGCTTCACGCGCGCGGCGGGGTCGTCTCCGGCGCGCTCTGCGGGGA
This window encodes:
- a CDS encoding biotin-dependent carboxyltransferase family protein, translating into MSAPAPTGARALHVLAPGPHAAVQDLGRPGRAALGVGASGAADRAALRRANRLLGDPEGTAAVETTLGGLRVRAEGDLLVAVTGAPVPVMVSGRGSVRTAGTEEVLRLRAGEELALGTPTSGLRGYVAVRGGIAVPPVLGSRSTDVLAGLGPPLLAAGTVLPVGPAPAAPPVLDALPVPAPPAGDLVLRVVLGPRDDWFTPEAVRALLGAAWTVGPASDRVGMRLLGPALARTRAQELPSEGLVRGALQVAAGGAPTLMLADHPVTGGYPVIAVVLDADTDAAAQARPGQRLRFTRAAGSSPARSAGTARASPTPR